A DNA window from Setaria viridis chromosome 2, Setaria_viridis_v4.0, whole genome shotgun sequence contains the following coding sequences:
- the LOC117842881 gene encoding cysteine-rich receptor-like protein kinase 15 isoform X1, producing MLLAALLLLLSSPKLLAEGRSICSNANIVYMQSSTYMSNLKSLAEALFANVTDSNSHSAHDTAGTGPDMVYGAVVCRGDTAPGSDCAYRLKEVLDAAMNNLANSSYSSQKDITLFDDGYLVQLRFSDQDFISNLSNSRECIVRANLNPPPSGHVSEQFDSLVSRLMMKLTEAAVKKTDRYETGQGWLTEKSQTVYGLVQCTADMLPDACRACLNNAITKREKMVKSGQMGGAILGVHCSFWYQTEVRFFAGTPLVSLNMPTPSKFWIWLTLGSFSVVVSISWLLVHIWIKTERKRERARFELQLLSMAIQNVMNLWRIEEGNSGFSLYDFSQIKEATGNFSSENKLGQGGFGSVYKGLLPGGLEVAVKRLAACSVQGLLEFKNEIQLIAKLQHKNLVKLLGCCIQGDQEKMLVYEYMQNKSLDMFIFDINKGVQLSWSMRLHIIDGVAQGLLYLHEHSRLCVVHRDLKASNILLDSDMTPKISDFGMARIFSSNMTESNTTRIVGTHGYISPEYAFDGVCSIKSDVFSFGVLVLEVISGKRTTGFYPYDGKLYNLISYAWKLWKVGEWRQLVCCRIGENCEAIERCIQVALLCVQESAEDRPTMDLVVSMLNSEHVSLPKPKQPAYFFVRSSKTEASSCDINISITLAR from the exons ATGCTACTTGCTGCCCTTCTCCTACTTCTTTCTTCCCCGAAGCTATTAGCTGAAGGTCGATCCATCTGCAGCAATGCTAACATCGTGTACATGCAAAGCAGTACCTACATGTCCAACTTGAAGTCCCTTGCTGAAGCACTATTTGCTAACGTTACAGATTCAAACTCGCACTCAGCTCATGACACAGCTGGGACAGGTCCTGACATGGTCTATGGAGCAGTGGTATGCCGAGGAGACACAGCCCCCGGCAGTGACTGTGCATACCGTCTCAAGGAGGTCCTTGATGCAGCAATGAACAACTTGGCTAATAGTTCTTACTCTTCCCAGAAGGACATAACCTTATTCGATGATGGGTACCTGGTCCAGCTAAGATTCTCTGACCAGGATTTCATCTCCAACCTCAGCAACTCTCGGGAATGCATAGTGAGAGCTAATCTGAACCCTCCACCATCAGGTCATGTTTCAGAGCAGTTCGATAGTCTTGTTTCCAGGCTCATGATGAAGCTCACAGAAGCTGCAGTGAAGAAAACAGACAGATACGAAACAGGCCAGGGCTGGCTCACTGAGAAGAGCCAGACAGTATATGGCCTTGTGCAGTGCACAGCAGATATGCTGCCAGATGCTTGCCGGGCTTGCCTGAATAATGCCATCACAAAGAGGGAGAAGATGGTTAAAAGTGGCCAGATGGGTGGTGCAATACTCGGAGTGCACTGCAGCTTTTGGTACCAAACAGAAGTTCGGTTTTTTGCTGGCACACCATTGGTGTCGTTAAATATGCCCACAC CAAGCAAATTTTGGATCTGGCTCACGCTTGGATCATTTTCAGTCGTGGTTTCAATTTCTTGGCTGCTTGTTCATATTTGGATCAAAACAGAGAGGAAAAGAG AACGAGCAAGATTCGAACTACAATTGTTATCAATGGCAATACAAAATGTAATGAATCTGTGGAGGATTGAAGAAGGCAACTCAGGATTTTCACTTTATGATTTCTCTCAGATAAAAGAAGCCACAGGCAACTTCTCTAGTGAAAATAAACTTGGACAAGGTGGTTTTGGATCAGTTTATAAG GGTCTATTGCCTGGTGGTCTTGAAGTAGCAGTCAAAAGACTTGCAGCTTGTTCAGTACAAGGTTTATTAGAGTTCAAAAATGAAATTCAGCTGATAGCAAAACTTCAACACAAAAATCTCGTGAAGTTGCTTGGCTGCTGTATCCAAGGAGATCAAGAAAAGATGCTTGTCTACGAATATATGCAAAACAAAAGCCTGGACATGTTCATATTCG ATATTAACAAAGGAGTGCAATTAAGCTGGTCCATGCGTCTACACATAATTGATGGTGTAGCGCAGGGGCTCTTATATCTTCACGAGCACTCACGATTATGTGTTGTTCATAGGGATCTGAAAGCAAGTAACATTCTCTTAGATAGCGACATGACTCCAAAAATTTCTGATTTTGGGATGGCAAGAATATTCAGCTCAAACATGACGGAATCAAATACAACAAGAATAGTAGGCACACA TGGCTACATATCTCCAGAGTATGCCTTTGATGGAGTTTGCTCAATCAAGTCGGACGTCTTTAGCTTTGGAGTCTTGGTCTTGGAAGTTATAAGTGGAAAGAGGACTACTGGTTTCTATCCATATGATGGAAAATTATACAACCTCATTTCATAT GCTTggaaactttggaaagttggaGAATGGCGCCAGCTGGTTTGTTGCCGTATAGGAGAAAATTGTGAAGCAATAGAAAGGTGCATTCAGGTGGCGCTTTTATGCGTTCAAGAGAGTGCAGAGGACAGACCTACTATGGATCTTGTGGTTAGCATGCTAAACAGTGAGCATGTGAGCCTGCCCAAGCCAAAGCAACCAGCCTACTTCTTTGTGCGCTCTAGCAAGACAGAAGCTTCGTCGTGCGACATTAATATCAGTATTACATTAGCAAGGTAG
- the LOC117842881 gene encoding cysteine-rich receptor-like protein kinase 10 isoform X2, with protein sequence MLLAALLLLLSSPKLLAEDSNSHSAHDTAGTGPDMVYGAVVCRGDTAPGSDCAYRLKEVLDAAMNNLANSSYSSQKDITLFDDGYLVQLRFSDQDFISNLSNSRECIVRANLNPPPSGHVSEQFDSLVSRLMMKLTEAAVKKTDRYETGQGWLTEKSQTVYGLVQCTADMLPDACRACLNNAITKREKMVKSGQMGGAILGVHCSFWYQTEVRFFAGTPLVSLNMPTPSKFWIWLTLGSFSVVVSISWLLVHIWIKTERKRERARFELQLLSMAIQNVMNLWRIEEGNSGFSLYDFSQIKEATGNFSSENKLGQGGFGSVYKGLLPGGLEVAVKRLAACSVQGLLEFKNEIQLIAKLQHKNLVKLLGCCIQGDQEKMLVYEYMQNKSLDMFIFDINKGVQLSWSMRLHIIDGVAQGLLYLHEHSRLCVVHRDLKASNILLDSDMTPKISDFGMARIFSSNMTESNTTRIVGTHGYISPEYAFDGVCSIKSDVFSFGVLVLEVISGKRTTGFYPYDGKLYNLISYAWKLWKVGEWRQLVCCRIGENCEAIERCIQVALLCVQESAEDRPTMDLVVSMLNSEHVSLPKPKQPAYFFVRSSKTEASSCDINISITLAR encoded by the exons ATGCTACTTGCTGCCCTTCTCCTACTTCTTTCTTCCCCGAAGCTATTAGCTGAAG ATTCAAACTCGCACTCAGCTCATGACACAGCTGGGACAGGTCCTGACATGGTCTATGGAGCAGTGGTATGCCGAGGAGACACAGCCCCCGGCAGTGACTGTGCATACCGTCTCAAGGAGGTCCTTGATGCAGCAATGAACAACTTGGCTAATAGTTCTTACTCTTCCCAGAAGGACATAACCTTATTCGATGATGGGTACCTGGTCCAGCTAAGATTCTCTGACCAGGATTTCATCTCCAACCTCAGCAACTCTCGGGAATGCATAGTGAGAGCTAATCTGAACCCTCCACCATCAGGTCATGTTTCAGAGCAGTTCGATAGTCTTGTTTCCAGGCTCATGATGAAGCTCACAGAAGCTGCAGTGAAGAAAACAGACAGATACGAAACAGGCCAGGGCTGGCTCACTGAGAAGAGCCAGACAGTATATGGCCTTGTGCAGTGCACAGCAGATATGCTGCCAGATGCTTGCCGGGCTTGCCTGAATAATGCCATCACAAAGAGGGAGAAGATGGTTAAAAGTGGCCAGATGGGTGGTGCAATACTCGGAGTGCACTGCAGCTTTTGGTACCAAACAGAAGTTCGGTTTTTTGCTGGCACACCATTGGTGTCGTTAAATATGCCCACAC CAAGCAAATTTTGGATCTGGCTCACGCTTGGATCATTTTCAGTCGTGGTTTCAATTTCTTGGCTGCTTGTTCATATTTGGATCAAAACAGAGAGGAAAAGAG AACGAGCAAGATTCGAACTACAATTGTTATCAATGGCAATACAAAATGTAATGAATCTGTGGAGGATTGAAGAAGGCAACTCAGGATTTTCACTTTATGATTTCTCTCAGATAAAAGAAGCCACAGGCAACTTCTCTAGTGAAAATAAACTTGGACAAGGTGGTTTTGGATCAGTTTATAAG GGTCTATTGCCTGGTGGTCTTGAAGTAGCAGTCAAAAGACTTGCAGCTTGTTCAGTACAAGGTTTATTAGAGTTCAAAAATGAAATTCAGCTGATAGCAAAACTTCAACACAAAAATCTCGTGAAGTTGCTTGGCTGCTGTATCCAAGGAGATCAAGAAAAGATGCTTGTCTACGAATATATGCAAAACAAAAGCCTGGACATGTTCATATTCG ATATTAACAAAGGAGTGCAATTAAGCTGGTCCATGCGTCTACACATAATTGATGGTGTAGCGCAGGGGCTCTTATATCTTCACGAGCACTCACGATTATGTGTTGTTCATAGGGATCTGAAAGCAAGTAACATTCTCTTAGATAGCGACATGACTCCAAAAATTTCTGATTTTGGGATGGCAAGAATATTCAGCTCAAACATGACGGAATCAAATACAACAAGAATAGTAGGCACACA TGGCTACATATCTCCAGAGTATGCCTTTGATGGAGTTTGCTCAATCAAGTCGGACGTCTTTAGCTTTGGAGTCTTGGTCTTGGAAGTTATAAGTGGAAAGAGGACTACTGGTTTCTATCCATATGATGGAAAATTATACAACCTCATTTCATAT GCTTggaaactttggaaagttggaGAATGGCGCCAGCTGGTTTGTTGCCGTATAGGAGAAAATTGTGAAGCAATAGAAAGGTGCATTCAGGTGGCGCTTTTATGCGTTCAAGAGAGTGCAGAGGACAGACCTACTATGGATCTTGTGGTTAGCATGCTAAACAGTGAGCATGTGAGCCTGCCCAAGCCAAAGCAACCAGCCTACTTCTTTGTGCGCTCTAGCAAGACAGAAGCTTCGTCGTGCGACATTAATATCAGTATTACATTAGCAAGGTAG